In Kitasatospora sp. NBC_00240, the following are encoded in one genomic region:
- the mscL gene encoding large conductance mechanosensitive channel protein MscL, which yields MFKGFRSFLLRGNVVDLAVGIVIGAAFTAVVTGFVTAFLTPLIGVATGAVGDFTKKTFEVGGTSFPYGVFVNALISFVLVAAVIYFAVVVPVGRLQSRFESAKPVPVAKADCPECLSPVPTAAVRCSFCTSELVGRTGFPAQPLQRH from the coding sequence GTGTTCAAGGGATTCCGCAGCTTCCTGCTGCGCGGGAACGTGGTGGACCTCGCGGTCGGCATCGTCATCGGCGCGGCCTTCACCGCCGTGGTCACCGGGTTCGTCACGGCCTTCCTGACCCCGCTCATCGGCGTCGCCACGGGGGCCGTCGGCGACTTCACCAAGAAGACCTTCGAGGTCGGCGGTACCAGCTTCCCCTACGGCGTGTTCGTCAACGCGCTGATCAGCTTCGTCCTGGTGGCGGCGGTGATCTACTTCGCGGTGGTGGTTCCGGTCGGCCGGCTGCAGTCCCGGTTCGAGTCGGCCAAGCCGGTGCCGGTGGCGAAGGCGGACTGCCCCGAGTGCCTGAGCCCCGTCCCGACGGCGGCGGTCCGGTGCTCCTTCTGCACCTCCGAGCTGGTCGGCCGGACGGGCTTCCCGGCGCAGCCGCTGCAGCGGCACTGA
- a CDS encoding GNAT family N-acetyltransferase: MSALPAAAQMTVRPLDGADTPAVLDLLTAAPAGGPTGGRSADFFDWKHRRSPFGASPGLVAESPDGRVAGVRLFLRWEWHEAATGRTVRAVRPVDTATHPDFRGRGIFRRLTLDLLEQVSGDAELVFNTPNGSSLPGYRAMGWSELGQVPVALRPVHPATFARGARAARARRPAGREVSVRCSLPTAADWFASQPDRTGGPLADLLAERAAADRADPRLAVARTTDFLRWRYGDAPGLDYRVLTCRRGEELTGLAFGRPRRRGPLTEFTLADILVRPGDRVTAARLLRAAARSGCDHVATHLSPGTEAARTALRSGYLTAPRTGMTLAARGAAGPLPAGLTLASWRFSLGDLEAF; encoded by the coding sequence GTGAGCGCCCTGCCCGCCGCCGCCCAGATGACCGTGCGCCCGCTGGACGGCGCCGACACCCCGGCGGTGCTGGACCTGCTGACCGCCGCCCCGGCCGGCGGCCCGACCGGCGGCCGCAGCGCGGACTTCTTCGACTGGAAACACCGGCGCAGCCCCTTCGGTGCCAGCCCCGGCCTGGTCGCCGAGAGCCCGGACGGGCGGGTCGCGGGGGTGCGGCTGTTCCTGCGCTGGGAGTGGCACGAGGCCGCGACCGGCCGCACCGTCCGCGCGGTGCGGCCGGTGGACACCGCCACCCATCCCGACTTCCGGGGGCGCGGGATCTTTCGCCGCCTCACCCTGGATCTCCTCGAACAGGTGTCCGGGGATGCCGAGTTGGTGTTCAACACACCGAACGGCAGCAGCCTGCCCGGCTACCGGGCGATGGGGTGGAGCGAACTCGGCCAGGTCCCGGTGGCGCTGCGCCCGGTGCACCCGGCGACGTTCGCCCGCGGCGCCCGGGCGGCCCGGGCCCGCCGGCCGGCCGGGCGCGAGGTGTCGGTGCGCTGTTCACTGCCGACGGCCGCCGACTGGTTCGCCTCCCAACCCGACCGCACGGGTGGGCCGTTGGCCGATCTGCTGGCCGAGCGGGCAGCTGCCGACCGGGCCGATCCGCGGCTCGCGGTGGCCCGGACCACGGATTTCCTGCGCTGGCGGTACGGGGACGCGCCGGGCCTGGACTACCGGGTGCTGACCTGCCGGCGCGGCGAGGAGCTGACCGGGCTGGCGTTCGGGCGACCGCGGCGGCGCGGGCCGCTCACCGAGTTCACCCTCGCCGACATCCTGGTCCGCCCCGGCGACCGGGTGACCGCCGCCCGGCTGCTGCGGGCCGCCGCCCGCTCGGGCTGCGACCACGTCGCCACCCACCTCTCCCCCGGCACCGAGGCCGCCCGGACGGCGCTGCGCAGCGGCTACCTGACCGCGCCGCGCACCGGGATGACGCTGGCGGCGCGCGGCGCCGCCGGTCCGCTGCCCGCCGGGCTCACCCTGGCGTCCTGGCGGTTCAGCCTCGGCGACCTGGAGGCCTTCTGA